One genomic segment of Brassica napus cultivar Da-Ae chromosome A3, Da-Ae, whole genome shotgun sequence includes these proteins:
- the LOC106443772 gene encoding WAT1-related protein At4g01450-like isoform X2 — translation MQYFYLLGLRYTSATLGSAFWGTLPAITFIMALIFRLDKLNMKTKAGYGVVLGAMISLAGALTLTIYQGVPLSNSHEHATILNIHNGHENWIKGCFLLFIGVILFSSWMLIQANINSSYPCPYSSTVILSVFGTLQCALLSLIKTRHVEDWILREKLTIITVIIAGVVAQGMCTVGISWCIKQRGPVFTSAFSPVTLMSATVFDFLILHRMIYLGSVIGSVVVVIGLYIFLWSKSKQIVECKIVKLPTSTEKEEKEEEEEDHTNVNKIGRHLVIPMTP, via the exons ATGCAATATTTCTATTTGCTTGGCCTCCGTTACACTTCTGCCACCTTGGGATCAGCTTTCTGGGGAACATTGCCTGCCATCACTTTCATTATGGCTTTAATATTTCG ACTCGACAAgctaaatatgaaaacaaaagcagGATACGGCGTCGTTCTTGGAGCTATGATAAGCTTAGCAGGAGCTTTAACTCTTACGATTTACCAAGGCGTTCCATTATCAAACTCTCATGAACATGCAACGATTTTAAACATCCACAATGGACATGAGAACTGGATCAAAGGCtgttttcttttattcattGGAGTTATACTTTTCAGTTCCTGGATGCTTATACAAGCCAATATCAACTCGAGCTATCCGTGTCCATACTCGAGTACTGTTATTTTATCGGTCTTTGGTACACTTCAGTGTGCTCTTCTTAGCTTGATCAAGACTAGACATGTAGAAGATTGGATCCTCAGAGAAAAACTCACCATCATCACCGTCATTATAGCG GGTGTGGTTGCACAAGGAATGTGTACAGTGGGAATATCATGGTGTATCAAACAACGTGGACCTGTCTTTACATCAGCATTTAGTCCTGTCACACTTATGTCTGCAACTGTGTTCGATTTCTTGATACTTCATCGTATGATTTATTTGGGGAG CGTTATTGGATCTGTGGTGGTTGTTATCGGTTTATACATATTCTTATGGAGTAAGAGTAAACAGATAGTTGAGTGTAAGATCGTGAAGTTGCCTACAAGTAcggagaaagaagaaaaggaagaggaagaggaagaccaTACAAATGTTAACAAAATAGGACGTCATTTGGTTATCCCCATGACTCCTTGA
- the LOC106443772 gene encoding WAT1-related protein At4g01450-like isoform X1, producing the protein MGYIDGKWAPLIMITVINTINGMVNALIKKVLDGGIDHMVIATYRLGISTFFLLPIAYFWERKTRPKLTASVSFQLFVSALFGASLMQYFYLLGLRYTSATLGSAFWGTLPAITFIMALIFRLDKLNMKTKAGYGVVLGAMISLAGALTLTIYQGVPLSNSHEHATILNIHNGHENWIKGCFLLFIGVILFSSWMLIQANINSSYPCPYSSTVILSVFGTLQCALLSLIKTRHVEDWILREKLTIITVIIAGVVAQGMCTVGISWCIKQRGPVFTSAFSPVTLMSATVFDFLILHRMIYLGSVIGSVVVVIGLYIFLWSKSKQIVECKIVKLPTSTEKEEKEEEEEDHTNVNKIGRHLVIPMTP; encoded by the exons ATGGGTTATATCGATGGAAAATGGGCGCCGCTGATCATGATAACCGTGATTAACACAATTAATGGGATGGTTAACGCTTTAATTAAGAAAGTTCTTGATGGAGGCATTGATCATATGGTTATTGCTACCTATCGTTTGGGTATTTCTACCTTTTTCCTTCTTCCGATCGCTTATTTTTGGGAACG GAAAACAAGGCCGAAGCTAACCGCAAGCGTCTCGTTTCAGCTTTTCGTCAGTGCCCTTTTTGG GGCGAGTTTGATGCAATATTTCTATTTGCTTGGCCTCCGTTACACTTCTGCCACCTTGGGATCAGCTTTCTGGGGAACATTGCCTGCCATCACTTTCATTATGGCTTTAATATTTCG ACTCGACAAgctaaatatgaaaacaaaagcagGATACGGCGTCGTTCTTGGAGCTATGATAAGCTTAGCAGGAGCTTTAACTCTTACGATTTACCAAGGCGTTCCATTATCAAACTCTCATGAACATGCAACGATTTTAAACATCCACAATGGACATGAGAACTGGATCAAAGGCtgttttcttttattcattGGAGTTATACTTTTCAGTTCCTGGATGCTTATACAAGCCAATATCAACTCGAGCTATCCGTGTCCATACTCGAGTACTGTTATTTTATCGGTCTTTGGTACACTTCAGTGTGCTCTTCTTAGCTTGATCAAGACTAGACATGTAGAAGATTGGATCCTCAGAGAAAAACTCACCATCATCACCGTCATTATAGCG GGTGTGGTTGCACAAGGAATGTGTACAGTGGGAATATCATGGTGTATCAAACAACGTGGACCTGTCTTTACATCAGCATTTAGTCCTGTCACACTTATGTCTGCAACTGTGTTCGATTTCTTGATACTTCATCGTATGATTTATTTGGGGAG CGTTATTGGATCTGTGGTGGTTGTTATCGGTTTATACATATTCTTATGGAGTAAGAGTAAACAGATAGTTGAGTGTAAGATCGTGAAGTTGCCTACAAGTAcggagaaagaagaaaaggaagaggaagaggaagaccaTACAAATGTTAACAAAATAGGACGTCATTTGGTTATCCCCATGACTCCTTGA
- the LOC106443772 gene encoding WAT1-related protein At4g01450-like isoform X3: MGYIDGKWAPLIMITVINTINGMVNALIKKVLDGGIDHMVIATYRLGISTFFLLPIAYFWERKTRPKLTASVSFQLFVSALFGASLMQYFYLLGLRYTSATLGSAFWGTLPAITFIMALIFRLDKLNMKTKAGYGVVLGAMISLAGALTLTIYQGVPLSNSHEHATILNIHNGHENWIKGCFLLFIGVILFSSWMLIQANINSSYPCPYSSTVILSVFGCGCTRNVYSGNIMVYQTTWTCLYISI, from the exons ATGGGTTATATCGATGGAAAATGGGCGCCGCTGATCATGATAACCGTGATTAACACAATTAATGGGATGGTTAACGCTTTAATTAAGAAAGTTCTTGATGGAGGCATTGATCATATGGTTATTGCTACCTATCGTTTGGGTATTTCTACCTTTTTCCTTCTTCCGATCGCTTATTTTTGGGAACG GAAAACAAGGCCGAAGCTAACCGCAAGCGTCTCGTTTCAGCTTTTCGTCAGTGCCCTTTTTGG GGCGAGTTTGATGCAATATTTCTATTTGCTTGGCCTCCGTTACACTTCTGCCACCTTGGGATCAGCTTTCTGGGGAACATTGCCTGCCATCACTTTCATTATGGCTTTAATATTTCG ACTCGACAAgctaaatatgaaaacaaaagcagGATACGGCGTCGTTCTTGGAGCTATGATAAGCTTAGCAGGAGCTTTAACTCTTACGATTTACCAAGGCGTTCCATTATCAAACTCTCATGAACATGCAACGATTTTAAACATCCACAATGGACATGAGAACTGGATCAAAGGCtgttttcttttattcattGGAGTTATACTTTTCAGTTCCTGGATGCTTATACAAGCCAATATCAACTCGAGCTATCCGTGTCCATACTCGAGTACTGTTATTTTATCGGTCTTTG GGTGTGGTTGCACAAGGAATGTGTACAGTGGGAATATCATGGTGTATCAAACAACGTGGACCTGTCTTTACATCAGCATTTAG